Part of the Brassica oleracea var. oleracea cultivar TO1000 chromosome C8, BOL, whole genome shotgun sequence genome is shown below.
ACCTGGTCCATGACGTTTTGTAAATACCCCGCGCCGCCGCTGAAGACACGTATCTGAATCCCGAGCCTCTCGTCAGCTCTAGCTAAGTGCGCCTTGTAGTAACTTGTGATCATACCCCAAACTTCATTCGTCGGGTGGTAAATATACTTAGCCAAGATATGAAACACTGCTTCTTTCCGCGGGAAGAGCTTCACCAGTTCTGTCTGAAAAGCTGGATTAAACCATAGAGATGGGACAAAGTAGACGTTGGCCTTAACAATCAACCAAGGGACTTTATCGATCAGTGTTTGGTCTTTCGGACAGAAGAACATCTTGTCTTCATCCCTTGAATCGTGTAGGATATGAAGATAGAGATGCGGCGGGGTGGAGTTCGCGGTAATGGCGTGATTGTTTAACATCGTTCCGTAACAACGAGAGTATCCCTTATTGTATCCATCGATCTGCCTCGTCAAGGGGAAGTCACGTGGGAGCAACCACGAAGTACCTGGAAACGGCTCGCAGAAGAGGTCGCTAATGTCTTTGCTTTGATCAACGAGAACGACTCTCTCTGTTAATAGCGCGTAGAGGAAGACGGATGCTAGAGTTAGTATTCTGTTTCCGAGACCGTAGACCGCGACCCACACGATGTATTTGCATTCACCTACGGTTTTGTTTGCGTAGTTCTTGTCGTTATGACCAATAAGATTCTTTGTTGCTTCTTTGTAAGCTTGTGTCCCAGGACCGCAACGCTTGTGGAGCTTCTCGTAGCTTCTTAGCTTGGAGATGAGATACTCGGAAGGCTTGTATGGAGATGGCTTGCGGTACAAGGATGATTTATAGTACCTACTCACGCAAGAGCGTTCGTCGAAATCCGATGTTAATAGCCCTCCTAACAACTTATCCTGAGGTGTTTTGGATTCTTTTGAACCTATTAATCACAAGAAAAATTAAAATAAATATAAGTTCAAGAAAAAAACATATTCAAAAGATTAAATTGTCTTCTTGTGTGTTTACCGTTGATTGTAGCGTAAAGAAGTTGGTCGTTGAAGTTGTTTGGGGGTGATAGTAAGAATATAGAACCAATGAGTACGCTGGTAAAGATGAATGTTATCATAAACTTCATCTTCAACCCCAAAGTTTTGAGAACATCGCTGGAGATCTGAAACAGGTGATACATTGTTGACTTTACTTTGATCAGTTATGGTCAGAGATGCTTCAAAAGGAGTTATATATATATATATGTGTGTGTGTGTGTGTGTGTGTGTATATCTTACGTCTACAACTCTTATTAGTGATCCAAAGTGGACGAAGCATGATATTTATTAATAAAAGTTTGAATATTCTAATGTGTCATTGTTATGTTGTGCCCATCAACAAACCCCGAACGTGACTCAAGTTTTGTTTAATGCATATAAAGTCTTCTTATTCGATCTATACGAATCATCAAGTTGTATAGTGGATTTAACAAACAAGGAAATGGCCAATGAGAGAATTGTTTTGAATAATCAACAAGAGCTGTAATTTATTTCAAAAACTTGGAATCTATACAATACATCACATGTCATGTATTATTATGTGATCTTTGATCTTTTCTGTAATCATGAATTATTGTTGAATTGACAAATCATATTCATTTACTTATTCAACTAATAATAATCTTTGGCTCAGATGCGCAAGTTCGCGTTGTTGACTGAGAGAATATAAAAAGTAAACAAACTTGATAGGCCAAAAACGAGTTTCGAAGAATTGCCTAACTTGAGCCTTCACATATCAATTCAATAGACCATGGTTTTTCTTAATGCTTTTACCATTTGACAACTAGTATTAGAAAAGAGATCCCTATTTTAAAATGATGACTTTTATATAGTATTTCTAGAGAAAACTTACCGCAACTACCGTAAAATAAAATAAAATTTATTACACATGAATTTTTAATTTGTGATGAAATCTTAATGCATGTACCATGCAAAACTTATATATTGGTTTTTTAGTAGATTTCGTTCTCTGAAAACAAACTACTCCTAAAACCAAAATAAATAAATAATTAACGACCTCAGCAGAGTCGTTACTCTGTAACCAACGGTTTGAAACAGAAAATCTGAAGCAGTCAATATAAAACAATTGTTGACACTGGGCCTTTAACAACTGGGCCCAAAATTAATAGGTACAAGCCTAGCCCTTCGTGCCATTTAACCAATCGAAATCAACAATTAAACCAGCCTCAAAACTAAGGTTTTCACTTCACCTAATAGATTATCACTTTTAAAAGGTAAAACATATTTCAATAAGTGAATAAAATTTTAATATTTAGACATCTAAACTAAGATATCACTTTTAATTCATATTTCATGCAGACTTTTATTAAAATAGATTTTTACTTTTTCTTAACTGATATTGTTTAAACGTATGTTTTAGGTATAAAGACAGTAATTATATATTGAATGTGAGATTAAATATGAACAGAGAACAAAAGGTATAAACGTTTAAATATTTCATAACGTACGTACCTTTATGAATTGATCATATGTTGTTGGTTGAATTGATCTTTGATAATATGTCCGTTCTCCATCATATGAACCAGATGATTGTTTGGAATCCATAGTGTTCATCAAACAACAAACAAATAGAAAAGGAATTTGTTCAAAAAGAAAATGTATTTTTTATTGAAAACACAAATAACTTAATAAACAATGATGAAGATAGTAAATCATGTGTTTAGTAAAAAACACTATTTAAAAAAACAAGAAAAACCAAGACAAAAGAAAAGAACAGAATACCAATAACAAAAAAGAACAAAGAGGTGAGTAAACAAAAGAGCAGAGAATTTTTTTTTGAAAAAATTTGGAAGAGCAGGAAGTTTTGGCTTAAACAAAGAGAGAGAGAGAGAGAGAGAGAGAGAGAGAGAGAGAGAGAGAGAGATTAAACTGAAACGCTCTTATATACATACACACGTATTAAGATTGATGTTAATTAGATCTCAATATGCTGTCGAAAAAAGAAAAAGATCTCAATTTGCTAAAACATGTTACTATATTTTAATAACGTCGATTAACAACAAGTAAGGTAATATTGACTATTTTCTAGGACCAATGTAATATGCCTATTTCCATATTTTTGTTAATATATATATACACACTATAATATGAATCAATATTCACTAATTAATATACCAATTGATTTCTATGGAATTGGAATCAAAATGTAGATTTAATGTTGTGACTGTTGACTATTTTTATAATGACTTTTCCGTATTTTTAGTAAATACAAAAATATCCACGCAATGCATGCAAGAAATTTAGTTATGAAGGGTCAGAAAGGGATATGTTGTTACTTGTTATAGAAAGCTACGCTTAAATTAATCGCGTCAAATAAGCGTTTACTCTATATCAAATATCAGTCAATTAGGGGGATGTATTCAACCGAGAATTTCAGGTGATTTGTATTAAAATGAAAAATCCACTGTTATTGAAACATGAATTTTAAAAACTCATTTAAAATTCACTGTTATTGAATTTGACATTTCTTAAAGTACTCTGAAATCCACTGTTATTGAAAATATTTTAAGTTGTGGAGTTTTAAAGTTTTCATGTGATTTTAGGGTGTTTGGGTATGATTTCTTAGTTAAAAAAATTAAAACTCAAATCTCATAGTTTTAAGTGATATTCTAGAGTAGTTTAACAAAAATCACTTAAATCTCTGCAACTTATTAAAATCATCCAAAACCCCATTAAAAATCAAATGTTAAATTGAATACACCCCCCTTAGTCTTTTAAAACCATACAATAAAACAAATAAAATCCCGATGATTCATGGGACTTTCCTATGAGACTCTGATTGTTTCCGCAGAAAGAACATCTTAGTATAATCCCCATGTCATGGAGAATATGAATATGAAGGTGCGATGGGATTGTAATGGAGTTTATAGCATGATTCTTCAACTCTGTTTCCCAGCCCACGCTGTGGCACTCACACCATGTATTTGTTGGGCCTAATTATTAAGCCTAATGGCTCAAATAATATATGGCAAAATGTGAAAATGAAATGGGTCTATGGATTCTTATAAAAAGCTTTGTTGGCTTTAATGAAATGAATTTAACAACATCCCACATTGGTTGGGAGAGTTGATTTTGAGGAGTATATATATGTCTCCATGACATGAGAGGTTAAACAGCTCAGAGGAAGAGAGCTCCCCACGCGCGCCGCCGCCGCCGTCCGGCTGGCTTGGGCTTGGGCTTGGGCTTGGGCTTGGGCCTTGGGCCTTGGGCCTTGGGCCTTGGGCCTTGGTGGAGGGTCTCCGGCCCGATAAGAATATTCTTTTTGGACCAAGTTAAGCTCAACGTTTTGCCATTTAATTCCCGAAAAACGACATGCATTTTATTTTAAACAACACGTAGTTCGTTTAAAAGCAACACGCTGTCTCTCTTCTTGACGATAAGTTTAAACGAGAAAAGATCTTGCGGAGGAA
Proteins encoded:
- the LOC106308291 gene encoding fucosyltransferase 6-like, whose protein sequence is MDSKQSSGSYDGERTYYQRSIQPTTYDQFIKISSDVLKTLGLKMKFMITFIFTSVLIGSIFLLSPPNNFNDQLLYATINGSKESKTPQDKLLGGLLTSDFDERSCVSRYYKSSLYRKPSPYKPSEYLISKLRSYEKLHKRCGPGTQAYKEATKNLIGHNDKNYANKTVGECKYIVWVAVYGLGNRILTLASVFLYALLTERVVLVDQSKDISDLFCEPFPGTSWLLPRDFPLTRQIDGYNKGYSRCYGTMLNNHAITANSTPPHLYLHILHDSRDEDKMFFCPKDQTLIDKVPWLIVKANVYFVPSLWFNPAFQTELVKLFPRKEAVFHILAKYIYHPTNEVWGMITSYYKAHLARADERLGIQIRVFSGGAGYLQNVMDQVLSCTQREKLLPQVVVTQEVNVTQSQKVKAVLVTSLYPEYSDRLRNMFSNKDSSRGEVIKVYQPSGERYQQTDKKIHDQKALTEMYLLSLTDNVVTSARSTFGYVAHSLGGLKPWLLYQPRDASVPDPPCVRSTSIEPCHLTSPSHGCDADWGTDSGKVLPFVKHCEDRDNDGLKLFDEL